A window of Lentibacillus sp. Marseille-P4043 contains these coding sequences:
- the gltX gene encoding glutamate--tRNA ligase, producing MTNQVRVRYAPSPTGHLHIGNARTALFNYLYAKHFDGKFIVRTEDTDEKRNVAGGEESQFRYLKWLGIEWDEGADIGGDYGPYRQMERLNIYQKHIDDLLERGIAYKCYMTEEELDAEREEQKAKGQAPKYSGAHRDLTAEQIAAFEQEGRKPSIRFRVPENKTYTFPDIVRGNITFESSDFGDWVIVKKNGIPTYNFAVAIDDHLMDITHILRGEEHISNTPKQMMIYDAFGWEPPKFGHMTLILNEDRKKLSKRDEHILQFIEQYRNLGYLPEALFNFITLLGWSPVGEEEIFTQDKLIEIFDPERLSTSAAIFDPQKLKWMNNEYIKSLDLETVIGLTLPHLIEAGKLSKEMDQETRTWAENVIALYKEQLRYGAEIVELTDLFFKTHIEYDEASMEILREEQVPEVLQVFTDKLIQLDDFNKDAIKAEIKATQKETKQRGKKLFMPIRVATTGQMHGPELPMAIELLGKDVVLARLDKILTQLGA from the coding sequence ATGACTAACCAAGTTCGTGTTCGTTATGCGCCGAGTCCGACTGGCCATTTACATATTGGGAACGCTAGGACTGCTTTGTTTAACTATTTATATGCAAAACATTTTGATGGGAAATTCATTGTACGTACAGAAGATACGGATGAAAAACGAAATGTAGCTGGAGGAGAGGAAAGCCAATTTCGCTATTTGAAATGGCTTGGAATCGAATGGGATGAAGGTGCGGATATTGGCGGTGACTATGGTCCCTATCGACAAATGGAACGACTGAATATTTATCAAAAGCATATTGATGATTTGCTAGAAAGAGGAATAGCCTACAAATGTTATATGACAGAAGAAGAACTTGATGCTGAACGTGAAGAGCAGAAAGCGAAGGGTCAGGCTCCAAAGTATTCCGGTGCACATCGTGATCTAACGGCTGAGCAAATTGCGGCATTTGAACAGGAAGGACGGAAGCCAAGTATTCGTTTTCGTGTTCCTGAAAATAAAACATACACATTCCCAGACATTGTAAGAGGGAACATTACCTTTGAATCAAGCGACTTTGGTGATTGGGTGATTGTGAAAAAGAATGGTATCCCAACGTATAACTTTGCTGTAGCAATTGATGATCATTTGATGGATATTACCCATATTTTACGTGGCGAGGAACATATTTCGAATACACCAAAACAAATGATGATTTACGACGCATTTGGTTGGGAACCACCTAAGTTCGGGCATATGACATTGATCTTAAACGAAGATCGGAAAAAGTTAAGCAAACGTGATGAACATATCCTACAATTTATTGAGCAATATCGCAATTTGGGTTATTTGCCTGAAGCATTATTTAACTTTATTACATTGCTTGGCTGGTCTCCGGTTGGCGAGGAAGAAATCTTCACACAGGATAAGTTGATTGAGATATTTGATCCAGAGCGACTATCAACATCTGCTGCAATTTTTGATCCGCAGAAGTTAAAGTGGATGAACAACGAATACATTAAATCATTGGATCTGGAAACGGTTATTGGCTTAACACTTCCACATTTGATTGAGGCGGGAAAACTATCGAAAGAAATGGATCAGGAAACACGTACATGGGCGGAAAATGTAATTGCCCTTTATAAGGAACAGCTCCGCTATGGTGCAGAGATTGTTGAGTTAACTGATTTATTTTTCAAAACACACATTGAATATGACGAGGCATCTATGGAAATATTGCGTGAAGAACAAGTGCCAGAAGTGCTACAAGTATTTACGGATAAATTAATTCAGTTAGATGACTTTAACAAGGATGCTATTAAAGCGGAGATTAAAGCAACACAGAAGGAAACAAAACAACGAGGTAAGAAGTTATTTATGCCAATTCGTGTAGCTACTACTGGCCAAATGCATGGTCCAGAACTGCCAATGGCGATTGAGCTATTAGGAAAAGATGTCGTGTTAGCGCGTTTGGATAAAATTCTTACACAACTTGGAGCCTAA
- a CDS encoding PIN/TRAM domain-containing protein has product MLKKIVHLFFIVTGGTIGYLYIPDLVELLDFTKANWVASPYLGMIVGALILFLFSYLVAGYIVDFLRWVEEALIKIPVGDLLFGSFGLIGGLVIAFLINIPLTDINIDLVSQLLPLFITVLLGYFGFQIGFRRRDELMNLFNFNRKDRDKKRQTGNDGAEQNQPKPKILDTSVIIDGRIADICQTSFLEGTIVIPQFVLGELQHIADSSDALKRNRGRRGLDVLNRIQKELPVNVEIYEGDFEEIQEVDSKLIKLAKVINGIVVTNDFNLNKVCDLQSVHVLNINDLANAVKPVVLPGEELMVQVIKDGKEQNQGIAYLDDGTMIVVEDGRDYIGKTIEVLITSVLQTSAGRMIFAKPKLLEKAL; this is encoded by the coding sequence GTGCTGAAAAAAATTGTGCATTTATTTTTTATTGTTACAGGTGGTACCATTGGGTATTTATATATACCAGATTTAGTTGAACTGTTGGATTTCACGAAAGCGAATTGGGTTGCATCCCCATATCTAGGCATGATTGTTGGTGCGTTGATCTTATTTCTTTTCTCTTATTTGGTCGCGGGTTATATTGTTGATTTCTTGCGTTGGGTGGAAGAGGCACTCATTAAGATTCCTGTAGGAGATTTGTTATTTGGTAGTTTCGGTTTAATAGGTGGATTGGTAATAGCCTTTTTAATCAATATTCCGTTAACAGACATTAATATTGATTTAGTTTCACAACTTTTGCCACTCTTTATCACGGTTTTGTTGGGTTATTTTGGTTTTCAAATTGGTTTTAGACGTCGTGATGAGTTGATGAACTTATTTAATTTTAATCGAAAAGATCGAGATAAGAAGCGACAGACTGGAAATGATGGAGCAGAGCAAAATCAGCCAAAACCAAAAATATTGGACACAAGTGTTATTATTGATGGTCGGATTGCTGATATTTGCCAAACGAGCTTTTTGGAAGGGACAATTGTTATACCGCAATTCGTACTTGGAGAATTACAGCATATTGCAGATTCATCTGATGCTCTGAAACGTAACAGAGGACGTCGTGGATTAGATGTTTTAAATCGCATCCAAAAGGAATTACCGGTGAACGTGGAGATATATGAAGGTGATTTTGAAGAAATACAGGAAGTGGACAGCAAACTGATTAAATTGGCAAAGGTTATAAACGGGATTGTTGTTACCAATGATTTTAATTTAAATAAAGTTTGTGATCTTCAAAGTGTGCACGTGTTAAATATTAATGATTTGGCAAATGCGGTAAAACCTGTAGTATTGCCTGGTGAGGAATTAATGGTACAAGTGATTAAAGATGGTAAAGAACAAAATCAAGGTATCGCATATTTAGATGACGGGACAATGATTGTAGTGGAAGATGGTCGAGATTATATCGGCAAAACAATTGAAGTATTGATCACAAGTGTTTTACAAACTTCTGCAGGCCGAATGATCTTTGCAAAACCAAAATTACTTGAAAAAGCATTGTAA
- the radA gene encoding DNA repair protein RadA, with protein sequence MAKRKTKFVCQDCGYESAKWMGKCPGCNNWNTLVEEIEASTIKNRSGLPGEGKHTSKPEKITAIQSQKEPRITTTMKEFNRVLGGGIVPGSLVLIGGDPGIGKSTLLLQISSQLADKQLPVLYISGEESARQTKLRADRLGVTADSLFVLPETNLYDIANHIEHVKPSFVVIDSIQTIFREEVTSAPGSVSQVRECTSELMRIAKTNGIPIFIVGHVTKEGAIAGPRMLEHMVDAVLYFEGERHHTYRILRSVKNRFGSTNEMGIFEMKEAGLREVLNPSEIFLEERSHGAAGSTVVASMEGTRPVLVEIQALISPSSYGNPRRMATGVDANRVPLLMAVLEKRVGLMLQNQDAYIKVAGGVKLDEPAIDLAIAVSIASSFRDQPTKPDDIFVGEVGLTGEVRRVSRIEQRVQEAAKLGFSRVICPEKNLDGWTIPKSIQVIGVNTVQEALEIGVAR encoded by the coding sequence GTGGCAAAGCGGAAGACAAAATTTGTATGTCAGGATTGTGGTTATGAATCTGCAAAATGGATGGGAAAATGTCCTGGTTGCAATAATTGGAATACATTAGTAGAGGAAATTGAAGCATCTACCATTAAGAATCGGAGCGGACTACCAGGAGAGGGGAAACATACTAGTAAACCCGAAAAAATCACAGCGATTCAATCTCAAAAAGAGCCACGTATTACAACGACGATGAAGGAATTTAATCGGGTACTTGGTGGTGGAATTGTACCAGGTTCACTTGTATTAATTGGTGGCGATCCGGGGATTGGGAAATCGACATTACTATTGCAAATATCATCTCAATTAGCAGACAAGCAATTGCCTGTACTCTATATTTCGGGAGAGGAATCCGCTAGGCAAACAAAGCTACGAGCTGATCGTCTTGGTGTAACTGCTGATTCATTATTTGTTTTGCCCGAAACGAACTTATATGATATTGCGAATCACATTGAGCACGTAAAGCCGTCTTTTGTCGTGATTGATTCTATTCAAACGATTTTTCGTGAAGAAGTCACTAGTGCTCCTGGTAGTGTGTCACAGGTTCGGGAATGTACAAGCGAGTTAATGAGAATAGCTAAAACAAACGGAATACCGATTTTCATTGTTGGGCATGTAACGAAAGAAGGGGCTATTGCCGGACCAAGGATGCTGGAACACATGGTTGATGCTGTCCTCTATTTTGAAGGGGAAAGACATCATACCTATCGTATTTTGCGCAGTGTGAAAAATCGATTTGGTAGCACAAATGAAATGGGGATTTTCGAAATGAAAGAAGCGGGTCTGCGAGAGGTATTAAATCCGTCTGAAATATTTCTTGAAGAACGCTCGCACGGCGCTGCTGGGTCAACTGTTGTTGCGTCAATGGAAGGGACAAGGCCAGTGTTAGTAGAAATTCAGGCGCTAATTTCTCCTTCGAGCTATGGCAATCCACGCAGAATGGCAACAGGTGTTGATGCGAATCGTGTTCCATTATTGATGGCTGTATTAGAAAAACGGGTTGGATTAATGTTACAGAACCAAGATGCATATATTAAAGTTGCGGGTGGTGTTAAGTTAGACGAACCTGCTATAGATTTAGCCATTGCAGTGTCGATTGCTTCAAGTTTTAGGGATCAGCCAACAAAGCCAGATGATATATTTGTCGGCGAGGTTGGTTTGACAGGTGAAGTAAGGCGTGTTTCTCGAATCGAACAACGTGTTCAGGAGGCAGCAAAACTTGGATTTAGCCGTGTGATTTGTCCGGAAAAGAATTTAGATGGGTGGACAATACCGAAATCGATTCAGGTTATCGGTGTCAATACAGTTCAGGAAGCATTGGAAATTGGTGTTGCTAGGTAA
- the clpC gene encoding ATP-dependent protease ATP-binding subunit ClpC, with amino-acid sequence MMFGRFTERAQKVLALSQEEAIRLGHNNIGTEHILLGLVREGDGIAAKALQSLGLEVEKIQQEVEQLIGVGKQTMQTIHYTPRAKKVVELSQDEARKLGHSYVGTEHILLGLIREGEGVAARVLNNLGVSLNKARQQVLQLLGSNESQAGRQGRGQSTNANTPTLDSLARDLTVTAKEGNIDPVIGRSKEIERVIQVLSRRTKNNPVLIGEPGVGKTAVAEGLAQQIINNEVPETLRDKRVMTLDMGTVVAGTKYRGEFEDRLKKVMEEIRQAGNIILFIDELHTLIGAGGAEGAIDASNILKPSLSRGELQCIGATTLDEYRKYIEKDAALERRFQPIQVDEPTLEETIQILKGLRDRYEAHHRVTITDEAIDAAANLSDRYITDRFLPDKAIDLIDEAGSKVRLRSYTIPPNLKELEQKLEEVRKEKDAAVQSQEFEKAASLRDSEQRLREELETTKNQWKEKQGQESSEVIVEDIASVVSTWTGVPVAKLTKDESDRLLNMEDTLHDRVIGQEEAVKAVSKAIRRARAGLKDPKRPIGSFIFLGPTGVGKTELARALAEAMFADEDAMIRIDMSEYMEKHATSRLVGSPPGYVGYEEGGQLTEKVRRKPYSVVLLDEIEKAHPEVFNILLQVLEDGRLTDSKGRVVDFRNTVLIMTSNVGASELKRNKYVGFNLGEEGQEYSDMKSKVMEELKKAFRPEFLNRIDETIVFHSLEKKHMKNIVTLMVQQLQRRLKQQDIDFSVTDKALEKIANDGFDPEYGARPLRRSIQKNVEDLLSEELLKETIAKGQKVKIGLNNKGEFTVLA; translated from the coding sequence ATGATGTTTGGACGTTTTACGGAGAGAGCACAAAAGGTCTTAGCTTTATCACAAGAAGAAGCGATCAGGCTTGGCCATAACAATATCGGAACAGAGCACATTTTATTAGGACTTGTCCGTGAAGGGGATGGAATTGCTGCCAAAGCATTACAGTCGTTAGGCTTGGAAGTGGAAAAAATTCAGCAAGAAGTGGAGCAGCTTATTGGTGTTGGTAAACAGACGATGCAAACAATTCATTACACACCGAGAGCCAAAAAGGTAGTCGAGTTATCACAAGATGAGGCCAGGAAGCTAGGGCATTCTTATGTAGGAACAGAACATATATTGTTAGGGCTAATTCGTGAAGGTGAAGGTGTTGCTGCTCGTGTTTTAAATAACCTTGGTGTTAGTCTAAATAAAGCACGACAGCAAGTACTGCAATTATTAGGTAGTAACGAATCGCAAGCAGGTCGTCAAGGTAGAGGCCAATCAACCAATGCTAATACACCGACACTTGATTCGCTGGCAAGGGATTTAACTGTCACAGCAAAAGAAGGGAATATTGACCCTGTCATTGGCCGAAGCAAAGAAATTGAGCGCGTTATTCAAGTGCTGAGTCGCCGTACTAAAAACAATCCTGTATTAATAGGTGAACCAGGAGTTGGTAAAACAGCTGTAGCAGAAGGACTGGCACAGCAAATCATTAACAATGAGGTTCCAGAAACATTGCGTGATAAACGGGTTATGACGCTTGATATGGGTACAGTTGTTGCAGGAACGAAATACCGTGGTGAATTTGAAGACCGCCTTAAAAAGGTAATGGAAGAGATTCGTCAAGCAGGCAATATCATTCTATTTATCGATGAATTGCATACATTAATTGGCGCTGGTGGTGCGGAAGGTGCGATTGATGCATCTAATATTTTAAAACCATCTCTTTCACGCGGTGAGCTCCAATGTATTGGTGCAACAACATTAGATGAATATCGGAAATACATTGAAAAAGATGCAGCATTAGAACGCAGATTCCAGCCAATCCAAGTTGATGAACCAACTTTAGAGGAAACGATTCAAATTTTAAAGGGACTTCGCGATCGTTATGAAGCACACCATCGTGTAACGATTACAGATGAAGCGATCGATGCTGCTGCTAATTTATCTGATCGTTATATAACAGATCGGTTCTTACCTGACAAAGCAATTGATTTAATTGATGAAGCAGGTTCTAAAGTCCGTTTGCGTTCGTATACGATTCCACCAAATTTAAAAGAGTTGGAACAAAAGCTAGAAGAGGTGCGTAAAGAAAAGGATGCAGCGGTACAAAGCCAAGAATTTGAGAAGGCGGCATCTTTACGTGACTCTGAACAACGCTTGCGAGAAGAATTGGAAACCACAAAGAATCAATGGAAGGAAAAGCAAGGTCAAGAAAGTTCTGAGGTGATTGTTGAGGATATTGCCTCCGTGGTTTCTACATGGACGGGTGTTCCTGTCGCTAAACTAACAAAAGATGAAAGTGATCGATTATTAAACATGGAAGACACTTTACATGATCGTGTTATTGGTCAGGAAGAAGCGGTAAAAGCAGTTTCAAAGGCAATTCGTAGAGCACGAGCAGGGTTAAAAGACCCTAAACGACCAATTGGTTCCTTCATTTTCCTTGGACCTACAGGGGTGGGGAAAACAGAATTGGCACGCGCTTTAGCAGAGGCAATGTTCGCTGATGAAGATGCGATGATCCGAATTGACATGTCTGAGTATATGGAAAAACACGCCACATCCCGGCTTGTAGGTTCACCTCCAGGTTATGTTGGCTATGAAGAGGGTGGACAATTAACCGAAAAGGTGCGTAGAAAACCGTATTCCGTTGTATTGCTTGATGAAATTGAAAAGGCACATCCAGAAGTGTTTAATATTTTATTACAAGTATTAGAGGATGGTCGATTAACAGATTCCAAAGGTAGAGTAGTTGATTTCCGAAATACCGTTTTAATTATGACCTCTAACGTAGGAGCAAGTGAGCTGAAGCGGAATAAATATGTTGGATTTAATCTTGGTGAAGAAGGCCAAGAATATAGCGATATGAAATCAAAAGTAATGGAAGAACTAAAAAAGGCATTTCGTCCAGAATTTCTTAACCGTATCGATGAAACAATTGTATTCCATTCATTAGAGAAAAAGCATATGAAAAACATTGTAACGTTGATGGTACAACAATTACAACGACGATTGAAACAGCAGGATATTGACTTTTCTGTGACAGATAAAGCTCTAGAGAAAATTGCCAACGACGGTTTTGATCCGGAATATGGGGCGCGGCCATTGCGTCGATCGATCCAGAAAAACGTTGAAGATCTACTTTCCGAAGAATTACTGAAAGAAACAATCGCCAAAGGGCAAAAGGTAAAAATTGGGCTAAATAATAAAGGTGAATTTACTGTTTTAGCCTAG
- a CDS encoding protein arginine kinase: MTLQNFMDEAISPWMRKEGPDSDIVLSSRIRLARNFDKVSFPLIAEKDELEEVRNFFETEYAHKSFQDYQDFEFISIPDLTSTEKRVLVEKHLISPHLAKDKQVAAVLISKNEQVSVMINEEDHIRMQLYFPGLQLDKALEKAFEFDDWLEEKINYAFDETRGYLTSCPTNVGTGMRASVMMHLPSLALTRQINRMIPAINQLGLVVRGIYGEGSEALGNIFQISNQITLGKSEEDIVEDLQSVVKQLIEHERRARTRLMEQSSTRLEDRIYRSYGVLKYSHIIESKEAAICLSNVRLGIDLGLIENVSRNILNELMILTQPGFLQQYAKKNLTANERDVLRASLIRERLKLEK, from the coding sequence ATGACATTACAGAACTTCATGGATGAGGCTATTAGTCCCTGGATGCGCAAAGAGGGGCCAGACAGCGATATTGTCTTGAGCAGTAGAATTCGATTGGCACGTAACTTTGATAAGGTTTCTTTCCCGCTTATCGCTGAAAAGGATGAGCTTGAAGAGGTCCGCAACTTTTTTGAAACAGAATATGCACATAAATCATTTCAAGACTATCAAGATTTTGAATTCATATCGATACCAGATTTAACGTCAACAGAAAAACGGGTTCTAGTAGAGAAACATCTAATTAGTCCACATCTAGCGAAAGATAAACAAGTTGCGGCTGTACTTATTTCAAAAAACGAACAAGTTTCTGTCATGATTAACGAAGAAGATCATATTCGGATGCAGCTCTACTTTCCAGGACTTCAGCTAGACAAAGCATTGGAGAAAGCCTTTGAATTTGATGATTGGTTGGAAGAGAAAATTAATTATGCATTTGATGAAACAAGAGGCTATTTAACAAGCTGTCCGACAAATGTGGGGACAGGAATGCGTGCCTCGGTTATGATGCACCTTCCTTCACTAGCATTGACACGGCAAATTAATCGAATGATCCCAGCCATTAATCAACTAGGTCTTGTCGTTCGAGGAATTTATGGAGAGGGTAGTGAAGCGCTAGGAAACATTTTTCAAATTTCCAATCAGATTACTCTTGGAAAGTCAGAAGAAGATATTGTTGAAGATTTACAAAGTGTTGTAAAGCAATTGATTGAACATGAACGACGAGCAAGAACACGATTAATGGAACAGTCAAGTACCCGCTTGGAAGATCGGATTTATCGTTCATACGGTGTTTTGAAATATAGCCATATTATCGAATCAAAAGAAGCGGCAATATGTTTGTCAAACGTTCGTCTTGGTATTGATTTGGGTTTGATTGAGAATGTCTCAAGAAATATACTTAATGAATTAATGATTCTTACACAGCCAGGATTCCTACAACAATACGCAAAGAAAAATTTGACTGCTAATGAACGGGATGTACTACGGGCATCGCTAATTCGTGAACGGTTAAAATTAGAAAAATAG
- a CDS encoding UvrB/UvrC motif-containing protein has protein sequence MECQECHKRPATVHFTQLINGNKIEVHVCEICAKKKGYMTDPEEGYSLHDLLTGLFNFESSPMGNHSNSSAFTPSKELQCPQCEMTFSEFKRIGKFGCSSCYHTFADRLDPILRRVHSGNTKHSGKIPKRQGGDLHAKKQLDDYKAELKNLIDREAFEEAATVRDKIKELEKEMRGDNS, from the coding sequence ATGGAATGCCAAGAATGTCACAAACGACCTGCCACGGTTCATTTTACTCAGCTAATCAATGGCAATAAAATAGAAGTCCATGTATGTGAAATCTGCGCCAAGAAGAAAGGGTATATGACTGACCCTGAAGAAGGCTATTCCCTTCATGATTTACTGACAGGTTTATTTAATTTTGAATCATCACCAATGGGGAATCATAGTAATTCATCTGCGTTTACACCATCAAAAGAATTACAATGCCCACAGTGTGAAATGACGTTTTCTGAATTCAAACGCATTGGGAAATTTGGCTGTTCATCATGTTATCATACATTCGCTGACCGCCTGGATCCGATTTTGCGCCGGGTTCATAGTGGAAACACAAAACACTCAGGGAAAATCCCTAAACGTCAGGGCGGTGATTTGCATGCCAAAAAACAACTGGATGATTATAAAGCGGAACTCAAAAATTTGATTGACCGAGAAGCTTTTGAAGAGGCGGCAACCGTTCGCGATAAAATTAAAGAATTAGAAAAAGAAATGCGGGGTGATAATTCATGA
- a CDS encoding CtsR family transcriptional regulator → MSNISDVIEEYLKQILKQAAQDAIEIKRSEIADQFQCVPSQINYVINTRFTVEKGYIVESKRGGGGYIRIIRVKHQEKSELLDEIIAMINPTVTQQAALDVLERLLEEKLITEREAKIMVSAIGRNTLAFQLPLRDEVRARVLTAMLTTLKYLNK, encoded by the coding sequence ATGAGTAACATCTCAGACGTAATTGAGGAGTATTTAAAACAAATACTGAAGCAGGCAGCTCAAGATGCTATTGAAATTAAACGTAGTGAAATTGCGGATCAATTTCAATGTGTTCCATCACAAATAAATTATGTGATTAATACAAGGTTCACGGTGGAAAAAGGGTATATAGTGGAAAGTAAACGTGGTGGTGGCGGATATATTCGGATCATTCGAGTTAAGCACCAAGAGAAATCAGAATTACTTGATGAGATTATCGCTATGATTAATCCCACTGTGACACAACAGGCAGCTCTTGACGTTTTAGAACGGCTATTAGAGGAAAAGTTAATTACAGAGCGTGAGGCTAAAATTATGGTTAGTGCTATTGGACGAAACACATTAGCATTTCAATTGCCGCTTCGTGATGAAGTACGTGCACGTGTGTTAACAGCGATGTTGACGACGTTAAAATACTTGAATAAATAA
- a CDS encoding MgtC/SapB family protein codes for MAMNFDQLFGDHFLLIMVRVFIALLLSGLIGFEREMKNHSAGFRTHILVGIGSCLMMLLSLYGFEAYIDAYDNVRFDPARIPSYVISGIGFLGAGTIIVYGGTIRGLTTAASIWAVAGLGLVVGIGMYATAVFTTLVILLSLIFLNNFERLFTRGRSSMLIEIVALPDLQISSIVSVMESYHVTIKRVEIVKVENDLRSIFIRVHQDSDLDRMSLFEGISKLKFVKNIAERN; via the coding sequence ATGGCAATGAATTTTGATCAATTATTTGGAGATCATTTTCTGCTTATTATGGTACGTGTGTTCATCGCGTTATTATTATCAGGGTTAATTGGCTTTGAACGAGAAATGAAGAATCACTCTGCAGGTTTCCGTACGCATATACTAGTAGGTATTGGGTCTTGTCTGATGATGTTGCTATCTTTATACGGCTTTGAGGCTTACATTGATGCCTATGATAATGTGCGTTTTGATCCGGCGCGTATTCCTTCATATGTCATTAGTGGTATTGGTTTTCTTGGTGCTGGAACGATTATTGTTTATGGCGGTACAATCCGCGGGTTAACTACTGCGGCCTCAATTTGGGCTGTTGCCGGGTTAGGATTGGTTGTTGGGATAGGAATGTACGCTACAGCTGTATTTACAACACTTGTAATCCTATTGAGTTTAATCTTTCTTAATAACTTCGAGAGACTATTTACGAGAGGACGCTCGTCGATGTTGATTGAAATTGTCGCATTGCCGGATTTGCAAATCAGTAGCATTGTGTCTGTTATGGAATCATATCATGTAACAATTAAAAGAGTAGAAATTGTCAAGGTTGAAAATGACTTGAGGAGCATTTTTATTAGGGTTCATCAAGACTCTGATCTGGATAGAATGTCTTTGTTTGAGGGGATTTCCAAATTAAAATTTGTAAAAAATATTGCAGAGAGAAATTAA
- a CDS encoding NUDIX hydrolase, translated as MSHKWLDWAKQIQSLSQSGLAFSNNKFDIERYEALRQISIEIIAKYTDLELEKVTNLFANETGYQTPKVDVRGVVFKDNKILMVKEKIDDRWSLPGGFCDIGFSASENAVKEIKEESGYDVKARKLLTVLDMNKHPRPPQAYHYYKIFIQCEIIGGNATTGVETKGISFFPEQDLPGLSTSRDTESQINLLFDFLRDPDKAAVFD; from the coding sequence ATGAGTCATAAATGGCTAGATTGGGCAAAACAGATCCAATCTTTATCCCAATCTGGATTAGCCTTTTCAAACAATAAATTCGATATAGAACGATATGAAGCATTACGCCAAATAAGTATCGAAATTATAGCAAAATATACTGATTTAGAATTGGAAAAAGTGACGAATCTATTTGCTAATGAAACAGGGTACCAAACGCCAAAAGTAGACGTTCGTGGTGTCGTATTTAAAGATAATAAAATTTTAATGGTTAAAGAAAAAATTGATGATAGATGGTCTTTACCCGGGGGATTTTGCGATATAGGTTTCTCGGCCTCCGAAAATGCTGTAAAAGAAATAAAAGAGGAATCAGGCTATGATGTGAAAGCAAGAAAATTACTTACTGTTTTAGATATGAACAAACATCCGCGTCCACCACAGGCCTATCATTATTATAAAATATTTATTCAGTGTGAGATTATCGGTGGAAATGCAACTACCGGAGTGGAAACAAAGGGTATTAGCTTTTTTCCAGAACAAGATTTGCCAGGCTTATCTACCAGCAGAGATACAGAGTCACAAATTAATTTGCTGTTTGATTTTTTAAGAGATCCTGATAAAGCTGCTGTCTTTGATTAA